One Setaria viridis chromosome 3, Setaria_viridis_v4.0, whole genome shotgun sequence DNA window includes the following coding sequences:
- the LOC117848815 gene encoding uncharacterized protein: MAAVAKWALLLLLGLALLAPAAQAADNKDKDKEKDKEKDKDKDKDKDKDKDKSPPPPPPYHPPPPPPYHPPPPPPRVPSPPPPIVSYSPPPVVSSPPPPLPSSPPPPVVSSPPPPVPSSPPPPVVSSPPPPLPQSPPPPVVVSSPPPPLPSSPPVPVPSPPTSNVVYCKNTTGYPTCTAPATCPKKCPQSCHMNCDTCKPVCDCNLPGAVCEDPRFIGGDGNTFYFHGRRDRDFCLLSDVNLHINGHFIGSHVPGARRDPTWVQAIAVQFSGHRLYVGARKTAAWDDDTDRLAIVYDGAPVEVQGVANVRWEAPSSPLSVTRTKAANGVLVELAGVFKITVIAVPITEEDSMVHSYGLRDGDCLAHLDLAFRFYSLTDDVHGVLGQTYRSSYVNRLDVAARMPVMGGERDFAASGLFATDCPVARFAHGRRADALAVASDELMTSVKCSAGLDGVGVVCKK; this comes from the exons atggcggcggtggcgaaatGGGCTCTCCTGCTCCTCCTAGGCCTCGCACTCCTCGCACCGGCTGCGCAAGCTGCCGATAACAAGGACAAAGATAAAGAGAaggataaggaaaaagacaaagACAAAGATAAAGATAAAGATAAGGACAAGGACaagtctccgccgccgccaccgccgtaccatccgccgccgccaccaccgtaccatcctccgccacccccaccGCGTGTGCCATCTCCCCCGCCACCGATCGTTTCATACTCGCCTCCACCTGTCGTGTCGTCTCCACCGCCACCGTTGCCTTCGTCACCTCCTCCGCCCGTCGtctcgtcgccgccaccaccggtgccttcgtcacctcctcctcccgtcgtctcgtcgccaccaccaccgttgCCTCAGTCACCGCCTCCGCCGGTCGTCGTCtcgtctccaccaccaccactgcctTCGTCACCACCCGTGCCCGTGCCATCTCCACCGACCAGCAACGTGGTCTACTGCAAGAACACCACGGGGTACCCCACCtgcacggcgccggcgacctGCCCGAAGAAGTGCCCGCAGTCGTGCCACATGAACTGCGACACCTGCAAGCCCGTCTGCG ATTGCAACCTGCCCGGCGCGGTGTGCGAGGACCCGCGCTtcatcggcggcgacggcaacaCATTCTACTTCCACGGCCGCCGGGACCGGGACTTCTGCCTGCTCTCCGACGTCAACCTCCACATCAACGGCCACTTCATCGGCAGCCATGTCCCAGGCGCCAGGAGGGACCCGACCTGGGTGCAGGCCATTGCCGTGCAGTTCTCGGGGCACCGCCTCTACGTCGGCGCGCGCAAGACCGCCGCGTGGGACGACGACACCGACCGCCTCGCCATCGTTTACGACGGCGCGCCCGTCGAGGTCCAGGGCGTCGCGAACGTCAGGTGGGAggcgccctcctctcccctaTCCGTGACGCGGACCAAGGCGGCCAACGGCGTCCTGGTGGAGCTCGCCGGGGTGTTCAAGATCACGGTGATCGCGGTGCCCATCACGGAGGAGGACTCGATGGTCCACAGCTACGGGCTCCGCGACGGCGACTGCCTCGCGCACCTGGACCTGGCCTTCAGGTTCTACTCGCTCACCGACGACGTGCACGGCGTGCTGGGGCAGACGTACAGGAGCAGCTACGTGAACCGGCTCGACGTCGCGGCGAGGATGCCGGTCATGGGGGGCGAGAGGGACTTCGCCGCATCGGGCCTGTTCGCCACCGACTGCCCCGTCGCCCGCTTCGCGCACGGCCGCCGTGCCGATGCGCTCGCCGTTGCCTCCGACGAGCTGATGACCAGCGTCAAGTGCTCAGCCGGCCTCGACGGCGTTGGAGTGGTGTGCAAGAAGTAA
- the LOC117848813 gene encoding gallate 1-beta-glucosyltransferase 84A23: protein MPSQQPHVLLVSFPLQGHVNPLLRLGARLAARDLLVTFTTFRHAGLRALPDDGSCVGAGAGRGRLRFEYLRRRDAPDDPRRYQDPTDMLRHVADAGPSALACLIRRQAGAGRPVACVVNNPFVPWALDVTSGMGIPCAMLWIQSCAVLSLYYNFYSFPEAFPSDADPDKPVAVPGLPTVAADELPHMVRPEYARNLWGDMLRAQLGGIGKKTVSWVLVNTFYGLERSAIDALRSHVPVTPVGPLLEHDDRRDGDGDDDDLAAVADDDGCVAWLDAQPPRSVVYVAFGSLVNIGRGEMLAVAEGLVGTGRPFLWVVRDDSRELLPEDALAAISGKGKVVAWCPQGRVLGHDAVGCFVTHCGWNSVAEALAAGVPMVGYPWWSDQFTNAKMLVDEYKVGVQLPAPVTRDALRACVDEVMSGPEAAAFRMRATAWKEEATASVADGGSSDRNLQAFVEDIRRSHGKGSRGGSRISSSGNIAKHLNSIDVIP, encoded by the coding sequence ATGCCGTCGCAGCAGCCTCACGTCCTCCTCGTGTCCTTCCCTCTCCAGGGCCACGTCAacccgctcctccgcctcggcgcccgcctcgccgccagGGACCTCCTCGTCACCTTCACCACGTTCCGccacgccggcctccgcgccctGCCCGACGACGGCTCgtgcgtcggcgccggcgccgggcgtggCCGGCTCCGGTTCGAGTACCTGCGGCGGCGCGACGCACCGGACGACCCGCGCCGCTACCAGGACCCCACCGACATGCTGCGGCACGTCGCGGACGCGGGGCCCTCGGCGCTGGCCTGCCTCATCCGGCGCCAggccggggcggggcggccCGTGGCGTGCGTCGTGAACAACCCCTTCGTGCCGTGGGCGCTGGACGTGACCTCGGGCATGGGAATCCCGTGCGCGATGCTGTGGATCCAGTCCTGCGCCGTGCTGTCGCtgtactacaacttctacagCTTCCCCGAGGCCTTCCCCTCCGACGCCGACCCCGACAAGCCGGTGGCCGTGCCCGGCCTGCCGACGGTAGCCGCGGACGAGCTGCCGCACATGGTGCGCCCCGAGTACGCGCGGAACCTGTGGGGCGACATGCTCCGGGCTCAGCTCGGGGGGATCGGGAAGAAGACGGTCTCCTGGGTGCTCGTCAACACCTTCTACGGGCTCGAGCggtcggccatcgacgcgcttCGCTCCCACGTGCCGGTGACGCCGGTCGGTCCGCTCCTGGAGCACGACgaccgccgcgacggcgacggcgacgacgacgatctCGCTGCAGTGGCAGACGACGACGGCTGCGTGGCGTGGCTGGACGCGCAGCCGCCGCGTTCCGTGGTGTACGTGGCGTTCGGCAGCCTCGTGAACATCGGGCGCGGCGAGATGCTGGCCGTGGCGGAGGGCCTGGTCGGCACCGGCAGGCCGTTCCTGTGGGTGGTGCGCGACGACAGCCGCGAGCTCCTCCCGGAGGACGCGCTCGCGGCCATCAGCGGCAAGGGAAAAGTTGTCGCGTGGTGCCCGCAGGGGCGCGTACTCGGCCACGACGCCGTCGGGTGTTTCgtgacgcactgcgggtggaactcggtCGCGGAGGCGCTCGCTGCCGGTGTGCCCATGGTCGGGTACCCGTGGTGGTCCGACCAGTTCACCAACGCCAAGATGCTGGTGGACGAGTACAAGGTCGGCGTCCAGCTGCCCGCGCCGGTGACGCGGGACGCCCTCCGTGCGTGCGTCGACGAGGTGATGAgcgggccggaggcggcggcgttccGGATGAGGGCGACGGCGTGGAAAGAGGAAGCGACAGCGTCTGTTGCCGATGGCGGGTCCTCGGACCGGAACCTCCAGGCTTTCGTTGAAGATATACGACGGTCTCATGGAAAAGGATCTCGAGGTGGGAGCAGGATTAGCTCGTCTGGAAACATAGCTAAGCATTTGAATTCGATCGATGTTATTCCGTGA